From the genome of Proteus vulgaris, one region includes:
- the pstB gene encoding phosphate ABC transporter ATP-binding protein PstB, whose translation MIMANDNAGNKIQVRDLNFYYGKFHALKNISLDIAKNKVTAFIGPSGCGKSTLLRTFNKMYELYGEQRAEGEILLDGNNILTDKQDIALLRAKVGMVFQKPTPFPMSIYDNIAFGVRLFEKLSRADMDERVQWALTKAALWNETKDKLHQSGYSLSGGQQQRLCIARGIAIRPEVLLLDEPCSALDPISTGRIEELISELKSEYTVVIVTHNMQQAARCSDYTAFMYLGELIEFSDTDTLFTRPAKKQTEDYITGRYG comes from the coding sequence ATGATTATGGCTAATGATAACGCGGGAAATAAAATTCAAGTTCGTGATTTGAACTTCTACTACGGTAAATTCCATGCGCTGAAAAATATCTCTTTAGATATTGCCAAAAATAAGGTGACTGCATTTATCGGCCCTTCTGGCTGTGGTAAATCAACCTTACTGCGTACTTTTAATAAAATGTATGAGCTTTATGGCGAACAGCGTGCAGAAGGCGAAATTCTACTAGATGGCAACAATATCCTGACAGATAAACAAGATATTGCGCTATTACGCGCCAAAGTCGGAATGGTGTTCCAAAAGCCAACCCCTTTCCCGATGTCAATTTATGACAATATCGCTTTTGGTGTACGCTTATTCGAAAAGTTATCTCGCGCTGATATGGACGAACGTGTTCAATGGGCTTTGACAAAAGCCGCATTATGGAACGAAACCAAAGATAAATTACATCAGAGTGGATATAGTCTATCTGGTGGTCAACAACAGCGTTTATGTATAGCGCGCGGTATCGCTATTCGTCCTGAAGTTTTGTTACTTGATGAGCCTTGTTCAGCACTTGATCCAATCTCAACAGGTCGTATTGAAGAGCTTATCAGCGAACTCAAATCAGAATATACCGTGGTTATCGTGACACATAACATGCAACAAGCGGCACGTTGTTCTGATTACACTGCATTTATGTATTTAGGCGAGTTAATTGAATTTAGCGATACGGATACGTTATTTACGCGTCCTGCGAAAAAACAAACTGAAGATTACATCACT